One region of Candidatus Zixiibacteriota bacterium genomic DNA includes:
- the sucC gene encoding ADP-forming succinate--CoA ligase subunit beta — protein sequence MKIHEYQAKEIFASAGIPVPRGKVATNPMEVVQIAEEIGRPVMVKAQVHVGGRGKAGGVKYAENVETARVLGQKILGMDIKGLKVEKVLVTEAADIVSESYVGIVIDRASKAPVIMVSPAGGIDIEEVAAKTPEKIHKLAVDPIMGLKAYQARDLAARLYKDIKQVRQAADILMKLYDTYWKIDASLVEINPLITTPQGDVVAIDAKINIDDNGLFRQKEIETLRDLSAEDPAEMEAREGDLSFVKLSGNIGCMVNGAGLAMATMDLVKHHGGDPANFLDIGGSSNPRKVLTAMRIILRDPHVRAILINIFGGITRCDDVANGIVMAVEELKPEVPIVVRLTGTNEEEAKKILGSVTSVKLEHGDSLDEVVKKAIALGEAEIPV from the coding sequence ATGAAGATACACGAGTATCAAGCCAAAGAGATTTTCGCATCGGCCGGTATTCCGGTTCCCAGGGGAAAGGTCGCAACCAATCCTATGGAGGTGGTTCAGATTGCCGAGGAAATCGGTCGACCGGTTATGGTCAAGGCCCAGGTTCATGTCGGCGGACGGGGTAAGGCCGGGGGCGTTAAATACGCCGAGAATGTGGAAACAGCCCGGGTTTTGGGGCAGAAGATTCTGGGAATGGATATTAAGGGACTTAAGGTTGAGAAAGTCCTGGTAACTGAAGCGGCGGATATTGTCAGTGAATCCTATGTCGGGATCGTTATTGATCGTGCCTCAAAGGCTCCGGTTATCATGGTTTCCCCCGCCGGCGGTATTGATATCGAGGAAGTGGCCGCCAAAACACCGGAGAAAATACATAAACTGGCTGTCGATCCGATCATGGGGCTGAAGGCTTACCAGGCCCGAGATCTGGCCGCCAGGCTGTATAAGGATATCAAACAGGTCCGTCAGGCCGCGGATATTCTGATGAAATTGTATGATACTTACTGGAAAATCGATGCCTCTCTGGTGGAAATCAATCCCCTGATTACTACGCCTCAGGGCGATGTGGTGGCGATTGATGCCAAAATAAATATTGATGATAATGGTCTTTTTCGGCAGAAAGAGATCGAAACCCTCCGGGATCTGTCGGCCGAGGACCCGGCCGAAATGGAAGCCCGCGAGGGCGATCTGTCATTTGTCAAGTTGAGTGGTAATATCGGTTGTATGGTCAACGGCGCCGGTCTGGCCATGGCAACCATGGATCTGGTCAAGCACCACGGTGGCGATCCGGCCAATTTCCTTGATATCGGCGGTTCCTCGAATCCCCGGAAGGTCCTGACGGCGATGCGGATTATTCTCCGCGATCCGCATGTTCGGGCGATTCTGATAAACATATTCGGCGGGATTACCCGTTGCGACGATGTGGCCAACGGAATTGTCATGGCCGTTGAGGAATTGAAACCGGAGGTACCAATTGTTGTTCGTCTGACCGGTACCAATGAAGAAGAGGCCAAAAAGATTCTCGGATCGGTGACCTCGGTGAAATTGGAACACGGCGACTCGCTTGATGAAGTCGTTAAAAAAGCCATTGCGCTGGGCGAAGCGGAAATTCCCGTTTAA
- a CDS encoding 2-oxoacid:acceptor oxidoreductase subunit alpha produces the protein MKNNTGNARLLQGNEACVLGALYAGVRFFAGYPITPSTEIAEGMARELPKIGGKFIQMEDEIASIAAVIGASNTGCKSMTATSGPGFSLMQENIGYAYITESPCVIVDVQRGGPSTGLPTKISQSDTMQARWGTHGDYTAIALAPSTVKECFEETVRAVNLSERFRTPVTVLADEVLGHMREMMIVPAKGELETIERHKPDVPSDWYRHFEITPSFVSPMASFGDGYRYNVTGLIHDQDGFPTANPNEIKDKLDKLRKKIERYTDEIFKIRTDMMDDAHIAIVSYGTVSRSARQAIKIARERRIKVGAIQLLTLWPFPDLKLREMFGGIRKIIVAELNMGQLVNEIKRIAPRHVEVHSLQRYDGEVMAPQQILDKIREVK, from the coding sequence ATGAAGAATAATACTGGAAATGCCAGACTGCTACAGGGTAATGAGGCCTGTGTTTTGGGGGCGCTTTATGCCGGAGTTCGTTTTTTTGCCGGTTATCCCATCACTCCTTCAACGGAAATCGCCGAGGGAATGGCCCGGGAACTGCCCAAAATCGGCGGTAAATTCATTCAGATGGAAGATGAAATTGCCTCCATCGCGGCCGTAATTGGGGCCTCCAATACCGGCTGTAAATCCATGACAGCAACCTCAGGACCGGGGTTTTCCCTGATGCAGGAAAATATCGGCTATGCTTATATTACCGAATCCCCGTGTGTGATTGTTGATGTTCAACGAGGCGGCCCCTCAACCGGACTGCCGACCAAGATATCCCAGTCCGATACCATGCAGGCCCGATGGGGTACCCATGGCGATTATACCGCCATCGCCCTGGCCCCCTCAACCGTTAAGGAATGTTTCGAAGAAACCGTTCGGGCGGTTAATCTTTCGGAACGATTTCGAACGCCGGTTACGGTTCTGGCGGATGAGGTTCTGGGCCATATGCGTGAGATGATGATCGTTCCGGCCAAAGGCGAACTGGAAACAATCGAAAGACACAAACCAGATGTTCCCAGTGACTGGTATCGGCATTTTGAAATTACACCCAGTTTTGTTAGTCCGATGGCCTCATTCGGTGACGGCTATCGGTACAATGTAACCGGCTTGATCCACGATCAGGATGGTTTTCCGACCGCCAATCCGAATGAAATAAAAGACAAGCTGGACAAACTGAGAAAGAAAATTGAACGTTATACGGATGAGATTTTTAAAATTCGGACTGACATGATGGATGATGCTCATATCGCCATCGTATCCTATGGTACCGTATCGCGAAGCGCCCGACAGGCGATTAAAATCGCCCGCGAGCGCCGTATCAAGGTCGGGGCCATTCAATTATTGACACTCTGGCCGTTTCCGGATCTCAAGTTGCGGGAAATGTTCGGGGGCATTCGCAAGATTATCGTGGCCGAGTTGAATATGGGTCAACTGGTAAATGAAATTAAAAGAATTGCTCCCCGACATGTCGAGGTCCATTCTTTGCAGAGGTACGACGGCGAAGTTATGGCGCCGCAGCAGATTCTTGATAAAATTAGAGAGGTGAAGTGA
- a CDS encoding 2-oxoacid:ferredoxin oxidoreductase subunit beta gives MDKIAHESDVTHHYLRPKKKFPNVWCAGCGNGIVMGALIRSIDRLGLDKDEVVVVSGIGCSSRMPVYLDFGTLHTTHGRALPFATGVKIAKPNMKVIVITGDGDALAIGGNHFIHACRRNIDITTILINNKIYGMTGGQFAPTTPGGSFATTAPYGNYEKQFDAVKLAIGAGASYVARGTVYHVQQLEKLIEGAIMKKGFALVDTYSNCHTYYGRFNKEGDAVAMLDWFKKHAVPINVAQKLPPEKLEGKFVTGLIHETNATEFCEEYAMLVERLAAKES, from the coding sequence ATGGATAAAATAGCCCATGAATCGGATGTCACTCATCACTATCTGAGACCCAAAAAGAAATTTCCCAATGTCTGGTGCGCCGGTTGCGGGAACGGAATCGTCATGGGGGCCCTGATTCGCTCCATTGACCGTCTGGGTCTTGATAAAGATGAAGTGGTGGTTGTTTCCGGAATCGGGTGTTCCAGCCGCATGCCGGTCTATCTTGATTTCGGGACTTTGCATACTACCCACGGGCGGGCTCTGCCATTCGCCACCGGAGTTAAAATCGCCAAACCCAATATGAAGGTGATCGTCATCACTGGGGACGGTGATGCTCTGGCAATCGGCGGTAATCATTTTATTCATGCCTGCCGGAGAAATATCGATATCACGACGATTTTGATTAATAATAAAATATATGGAATGACAGGGGGGCAATTCGCTCCGACCACGCCGGGAGGATCCTTTGCCACCACCGCACCTTATGGCAACTACGAAAAGCAATTCGATGCCGTCAAACTGGCCATCGGCGCCGGAGCATCATATGTGGCCCGCGGAACGGTTTATCATGTGCAGCAGTTGGAAAAATTAATCGAAGGGGCTATCATGAAAAAGGGTTTTGCCCTGGTTGATACATATTCCAACTGCCATACCTATTACGGCCGGTTCAACAAGGAAGGCGATGCTGTGGCTATGCTGGATTGGTTCAAGAAACATGCCGTACCGATAAATGTGGCCCAGAAATTACCGCCGGAAAAACTGGAAGGCAAATTCGTTACCGGACTTATTCATGAGACCAATGCTACCGAATTCTGTGAAGAATATGCCATGCTGGTCGAACGGTTGGCGGCCAAGGAGTCTTGA
- the ndk gene encoding nucleoside-diphosphate kinase, producing MISNPEKTLLIVKPDAVERRLIGHIVSRLERAGFKIRGLKMETLTIDKARNFYAVHKERPFYSDLIEFMTSGPVVPILLEKENAVTDLRTLIGDTDPARADCGTLRQEIALDIQRNSVHASDSSENATGEIAFFFG from the coding sequence ATGATATCCAATCCGGAAAAAACCTTGTTAATTGTCAAACCGGATGCAGTGGAAAGACGGCTAATTGGGCATATTGTCAGCCGCCTGGAACGGGCGGGATTTAAAATCCGCGGTTTGAAGATGGAAACCTTGACGATCGATAAAGCAAGGAATTTCTACGCCGTCCATAAAGAGCGTCCTTTTTACAGCGATCTGATTGAATTCATGACATCGGGGCCGGTAGTGCCAATATTGCTTGAAAAAGAGAATGCCGTGACTGATTTGCGAACGTTGATCGGAGACACCGATCCGGCCCGGGCCGATTGCGGAACCCTGCGACAGGAGATCGCTCTGGATATACAACGTAACTCGGTTCATGCCTCCGATTCATCCGAAAATGCTACCGGTGAGATAGCCTTTTTCTTTGGTTGA
- the icd gene encoding isocitrate dehydrogenase (NADP(+)): MTPKFKHIEIPKDGQRITIKKKKLVIPDKPIIPVIEGDGIGRDIMKATRRVVDAAVQKAYKGKKKIAWMDVYAGENANKLYKEWLPQETFDAISYYYVALKGPLTTPIGGGFRSLNVTLRQVLNLYACVRPVRYFQGVPSPVTNPEKMDIVIFRENTEDVYAGIEWKKGTKEAKQVISFLNTKMKRNIRTDSGIGIKPISVKGTRQLVRKAIQYAIDRKLRSVTLVHKGNIMKYTEGAFRDWGYKLAKSVFPRVTITEDELWSKYKGKQPKGKIVIKDRIADSMFQQILTRTDEYDVLATPNLNGDYLSDAAAAQVGGLGMAPGANIGDYIGLFEATHGTAPKYADKDMVNPGSLILSAVMMLEYLGWNKAADMVTKSVETTIKKKTVTYDLHRLMKGAKKVSTSEYATQIIKNMK; this comes from the coding sequence GTGACACCTAAATTCAAGCATATTGAAATTCCCAAAGATGGGCAGCGGATAACCATCAAAAAGAAAAAGCTGGTTATTCCTGATAAGCCTATCATTCCCGTAATCGAGGGCGATGGAATCGGCCGCGATATTATGAAAGCCACCCGGAGAGTGGTTGATGCGGCGGTTCAGAAAGCCTACAAGGGCAAGAAGAAGATCGCCTGGATGGATGTTTACGCCGGCGAAAACGCCAACAAGTTGTACAAAGAATGGCTGCCGCAGGAGACTTTCGACGCCATCAGTTACTACTATGTGGCTCTCAAGGGCCCTCTCACGACGCCGATCGGAGGCGGTTTCCGGTCGCTCAACGTGACCCTTCGCCAGGTGCTCAATCTTTATGCCTGCGTCCGCCCGGTGCGCTATTTCCAGGGAGTCCCATCGCCGGTAACCAATCCCGAGAAAATGGATATCGTCATTTTCCGTGAGAACACCGAGGATGTGTACGCCGGAATCGAATGGAAGAAAGGCACCAAAGAGGCCAAACAGGTTATCAGTTTCCTGAACACCAAGATGAAGCGGAATATCCGGACCGATTCGGGGATCGGGATCAAGCCCATTTCGGTTAAAGGGACCAGGCAGTTGGTCCGCAAGGCCATCCAGTACGCCATCGACCGGAAACTCAGATCGGTGACATTGGTTCACAAGGGCAATATCATGAAATACACCGAGGGAGCCTTCCGCGACTGGGGATACAAACTGGCCAAGAGCGTTTTCCCCAGGGTGACCATCACCGAGGACGAACTCTGGAGCAAATACAAGGGCAAACAGCCCAAAGGCAAGATTGTCATCAAAGACCGGATTGCCGATTCCATGTTCCAGCAGATTCTGACCCGGACCGACGAGTACGACGTGCTGGCCACACCCAACCTGAACGGCGATTATCTTTCGGATGCCGCCGCGGCCCAGGTGGGCGGACTGGGTATGGCGCCGGGCGCCAATATCGGCGATTATATCGGCCTGTTCGAGGCGACTCACGGGACGGCCCCGAAATATGCCGACAAGGATATGGTCAATCCCGGATCGCTGATTCTTTCGGCGGTCATGATGCTCGAGTATCTCGGCTGGAACAAGGCCGCCGATATGGTGACCAAATCCGTCGAGACAACCATCAAGAAGAAAACCGTTACCTACGACCTGCATCGGTTGATGAAGGGGGCGAAGAAGGTTTCAACCTCGGAATACGCCACCCAGATCATCAAGAACATGAAGTAG
- a CDS encoding CCA tRNA nucleotidyltransferase, whose product MCRISQEAISAILKKGKIYEVGGAVRDRLLGRKIDVKDRDYLVCGIPYGELSDILKKHGQVDLVGRSFGVIKFTQFRDDRKYTFDVALPRKEFSTGVGHREFSVEFDPALKVENDLLRRDFTINAMAVALDSSEFVDPFDGRRDLSKRIIRMVSPESFPEDPLRMLRAIQFAARFEFTIEPETFRAIIRHSGLIKSVSPERISEELNKLLVLADRPSIGFRLMHETGLLKQILPEMEEMVNVHQPGGYHKYDVFEHTLHTVDAAPKVLQIRLAALFHDIAKPQTKRALEEEGKATFYGHEKIGARTALRVMKRLRYSNDMIRAVVILVDKHMFTTAVTDKGMRRLIRRVGQDLIFNLLDLRRADVVAQGMGGQTDDVDEFERQIRDELERKPPFSIKDLVINGHDLMSVFNLPQSAIIGEVLNYLLEKVLDDPGDNEREKLLAFARLYLESRKQENKP is encoded by the coding sequence ATGTGCAGAATCTCGCAAGAAGCCATCTCGGCAATTTTGAAAAAAGGTAAAATATACGAGGTCGGTGGAGCGGTGCGCGATCGCCTGCTCGGACGAAAAATCGATGTTAAGGACCGCGACTATCTGGTTTGCGGGATACCGTACGGGGAATTGTCGGATATCCTGAAAAAACACGGACAGGTCGATCTTGTAGGGCGGTCATTCGGTGTGATAAAATTCACCCAGTTTCGCGATGATCGCAAATATACTTTTGATGTGGCCCTGCCGCGCAAGGAATTTTCGACCGGTGTCGGGCATCGCGAGTTCTCGGTGGAATTCGATCCGGCCCTGAAAGTAGAGAATGATCTCCTGCGCCGCGATTTTACCATTAATGCCATGGCTGTGGCGCTCGACAGCAGCGAGTTTGTCGATCCATTCGACGGCCGTCGTGATCTGAGTAAAAGAATTATCCGTATGGTTTCCCCGGAGTCTTTCCCCGAGGATCCCCTGCGGATGCTTCGTGCCATTCAATTCGCCGCCCGATTCGAATTTACCATAGAACCGGAAACATTCAGGGCCATTATCCGGCACAGCGGCTTGATCAAATCCGTTTCACCGGAACGAATCAGCGAGGAATTGAATAAACTTCTGGTTCTGGCGGATCGACCCTCGATCGGTTTTCGACTGATGCATGAAACCGGATTGTTAAAACAGATTCTGCCCGAGATGGAAGAGATGGTGAATGTTCATCAACCGGGAGGCTACCATAAGTACGACGTTTTTGAGCATACTCTCCACACTGTCGATGCCGCGCCGAAGGTTTTACAGATTCGCCTTGCGGCGCTTTTTCATGATATCGCCAAACCCCAGACTAAAAGAGCCCTTGAAGAAGAAGGCAAGGCAACTTTTTACGGCCATGAGAAAATCGGAGCCAGAACGGCTTTGAGAGTGATGAAACGGCTGCGCTATTCCAATGATATGATCCGGGCTGTAGTTATTCTGGTGGACAAACATATGTTCACCACCGCCGTGACCGATAAAGGGATGCGGCGCCTGATTAGGCGGGTCGGTCAGGATCTCATTTTTAATTTATTGGATTTAAGACGGGCCGATGTCGTGGCGCAGGGAATGGGCGGACAAACCGATGATGTCGATGAATTTGAACGGCAAATCCGCGATGAACTTGAAAGAAAACCCCCGTTTTCGATTAAAGACTTGGTCATTAATGGTCATGATCTCATGAGTGTCTTTAATCTTCCCCAATCGGCTATAATCGGTGAGGTGTTAAATTACCTTCTGGAAAAAGTGCTGGATGATCCGGGTGATAATGAAAGAGAAAAATTACTGGCTTTCGCCCGGTTGTACCTGGAAAGCAGAAAACAAGAAAATAAACCATAA
- a CDS encoding 2-ketoglutarate oxidoreductase subunit delta, which yields MTDNEPKPVDSAEEPKEAEAGNEPKKKKYVYDGKTPPLNIFLHWCKACNLCIAFCPHKVLEPDRDGKPMLAHPEKCTQCAICWLHCPDFAITSNYK from the coding sequence ATGACTGATAATGAACCGAAGCCTGTTGATTCCGCTGAGGAACCCAAAGAGGCAGAGGCCGGCAATGAGCCGAAGAAGAAAAAATATGTATATGACGGGAAGACTCCTCCCCTGAATATATTTCTTCACTGGTGCAAGGCATGTAACTTATGCATTGCCTTTTGTCCCCATAAAGTTCTGGAACCGGACCGTGACGGCAAACCGATGCTGGCTCACCCTGAGAAATGCACCCAATGCGCCATTTGCTGGCTGCATTGTCCGGATTTTGCCATAACCTCCAATTATAAGTGA
- the sucD gene encoding succinate--CoA ligase subunit alpha translates to MSILINKKTKVIVQGITGRDGSFHAEQMKKYGTNVVGGVTPGKGGTKVAGIPVFDSVAKAVAVTKANTSVIYVPPIFAVDAVYEAVDAGIKLVVCITEGVPANDMLKVYKYVKEKGARMIGPNCPGLISPDQSKVGIMPGNICKKGSIGVVSRSGTLTYEAIWALTCAGMGQTTCIGIGGDQIIGTNFIDVLAMFEEDKATKGVVMIGEIGGSDEEEAARFIKKNMSKPVVGFIAGRAAPPGKRMGHAGAIISGGSGTASEKVEALNKVGIPVAVSPTQIPELMKEKLTKIKLAGKATAGKKTLAAKKAAAGKKSKAKKPAAPKGGRDKKKKAPAKKTGGKRKK, encoded by the coding sequence ATGAGTATCTTAATTAATAAAAAGACAAAAGTTATTGTCCAGGGTATTACCGGGCGTGATGGATCATTCCACGCCGAGCAAATGAAAAAATACGGCACCAATGTGGTCGGCGGAGTCACCCCCGGTAAGGGTGGCACCAAGGTGGCCGGGATACCGGTCTTCGATTCCGTGGCTAAGGCTGTGGCGGTCACCAAGGCCAACACTTCGGTTATTTATGTTCCACCGATATTTGCCGTTGATGCCGTATATGAAGCAGTCGATGCCGGTATTAAATTGGTGGTCTGTATCACCGAGGGTGTTCCCGCCAACGATATGCTGAAAGTGTATAAGTATGTGAAGGAAAAAGGGGCGCGGATGATCGGACCCAACTGCCCCGGTTTAATTTCCCCGGATCAGTCAAAGGTTGGGATTATGCCGGGAAATATCTGCAAAAAAGGCTCGATCGGGGTTGTGTCGCGCTCCGGCACGCTTACTTATGAGGCCATCTGGGCCCTGACCTGCGCCGGTATGGGTCAAACGACCTGTATCGGTATCGGCGGGGACCAGATTATCGGAACCAATTTTATCGATGTTCTGGCAATGTTTGAGGAAGACAAGGCCACCAAAGGAGTGGTTATGATAGGAGAAATTGGCGGCTCCGATGAGGAAGAGGCGGCCAGGTTTATCAAGAAAAATATGTCCAAACCGGTGGTCGGATTTATTGCTGGTCGGGCGGCTCCGCCCGGGAAGCGGATGGGTCATGCTGGTGCAATCATCTCAGGTGGTTCCGGCACAGCCTCGGAAAAAGTGGAAGCTCTCAATAAGGTCGGGATTCCGGTGGCTGTTTCACCGACCCAGATTCCGGAGTTGATGAAGGAAAAACTGACCAAAATCAAATTAGCGGGAAAAGCCACAGCCGGAAAAAAGACACTGGCCGCAAAAAAAGCCGCGGCCGGGAAAAAAAGCAAAGCCAAAAAACCTGCCGCCCCCAAAGGCGGAAGAGACAAAAAGAAAAAAGCACCGGCCAAAAAGACCGGGGGAAAACGTAAAAAATAA
- the mdh gene encoding malate dehydrogenase, which translates to MNKKIAVIGAGNVGASCAQYLAEANIGDVVMIDIIEGMPQGKALDLIQAGPVRGYNCMITGSNNYKDIKGADLVIMTAGLARKPGMSREDLLNMNAKIVETAAVNIKKYAPKSFVVVVSNPLDIMTYHMMKVTGFPTHRVCGQAGILDSTRFRAFVAMELGVAMAEVQAMVLGGHGDTMVPLPRYTTVAGIPIGELIPTKRIKEISERTRMGGGEIVKLLKSGSAYYAPAAASVDMARAILLDEKRVFPCSAYLTGQYGIKDIYIGVPVVLGGNGVEKILELKLNKTEAKELQTSAGKYRGVLKEIGY; encoded by the coding sequence ATGAACAAGAAGATTGCCGTTATCGGAGCTGGAAACGTTGGCGCCAGTTGCGCGCAGTATCTGGCCGAGGCCAACATCGGCGATGTCGTCATGATCGACATTATTGAAGGCATGCCTCAAGGCAAAGCTCTGGATTTGATTCAGGCTGGGCCGGTTCGGGGTTATAACTGCATGATTACGGGGAGTAACAACTACAAAGATATCAAGGGCGCTGATCTGGTTATTATGACGGCCGGTTTGGCCCGTAAACCGGGAATGTCGCGCGAGGATCTTCTTAATATGAACGCCAAAATCGTCGAGACAGCGGCGGTAAATATTAAGAAATATGCTCCCAAGTCGTTTGTCGTGGTGGTTTCCAACCCACTCGACATTATGACTTACCACATGATGAAAGTGACCGGTTTCCCGACGCATCGCGTCTGCGGTCAGGCCGGTATTCTCGATTCGACCCGGTTTCGAGCCTTCGTGGCTATGGAACTGGGTGTGGCCATGGCTGAAGTGCAGGCGATGGTTCTGGGCGGTCACGGCGATACCATGGTACCGCTTCCGCGCTATACCACGGTCGCCGGAATCCCCATCGGGGAATTGATTCCGACCAAACGGATCAAGGAAATTTCCGAGCGGACGCGTATGGGCGGCGGAGAAATCGTTAAACTGCTTAAGTCCGGATCGGCCTATTATGCACCGGCGGCGGCCTCGGTCGATATGGCCCGCGCCATTTTGCTCGATGAAAAACGCGTCTTTCCGTGTTCGGCCTACCTGACCGGTCAATACGGCATTAAAGATATTTATATCGGCGTCCCGGTGGTGCTGGGAGGTAACGGGGTCGAGAAGATTCTTGAACTCAAATTGAACAAGACAGAAGCCAAGGAACTTCAGACATCGGCCGGTAAGTACAGGGGTGTTCTTAAAGAAATCGGCTATTAA
- a CDS encoding 2-oxoacid:acceptor oxidoreductase family protein — MKREKEIKNTDDRFEIRLSGSGGQGLILAGVILATAIGVGDGKNAVQTQSYGPEARGGASRADVVISDGEIYYPKTMKLDLLLALTQEACDKYYPDMKEGGILVVDSTLVTQVPTKKYYGFPFVRLAREEIGHVMVANVIALGAITELTGIVSKESVKKAVLDRAPRGTEEKNTKALELGFKIARNAMKGC; from the coding sequence ATGAAAAGAGAAAAAGAAATTAAAAACACTGATGATCGTTTTGAAATCCGGTTATCCGGATCGGGCGGTCAGGGATTGATCCTGGCCGGTGTTATTCTGGCCACCGCGATTGGAGTGGGAGACGGAAAAAACGCCGTGCAGACCCAGTCCTACGGTCCGGAGGCCCGCGGCGGGGCCAGCCGTGCCGATGTTGTTATTTCAGATGGTGAGATATATTACCCTAAGACAATGAAACTTGATCTCCTGCTGGCTCTTACCCAGGAAGCCTGTGATAAATACTATCCCGACATGAAAGAAGGCGGCATTCTGGTGGTCGATTCGACTCTGGTAACCCAGGTTCCGACCAAGAAGTATTATGGTTTTCCTTTTGTCCGATTGGCTCGGGAGGAGATCGGACATGTTATGGTGGCCAATGTCATCGCTCTGGGAGCCATCACCGAATTGACCGGTATTGTGAGTAAAGAATCGGTTAAGAAAGCGGTGCTTGATCGCGCTCCCCGGGGAACCGAGGAGAAAAATACCAAAGCTCTCGAGCTCGGATTCAAAATCGCCCGCAATGCCATGAAAGGCTGTTGA
- a CDS encoding DUF2088 domain-containing protein, whose translation MRIFINYGDRRLRLEIPDNGNFDEFHNPISDISIGYDEFIAAVESGERDLFSVSGVDLFIINDAYRPTPSAKILKWLDEADRLNSHARIIIATGCHGKPTDKQLEITLGALYERFKERVLIHDAHDIQNMVTVGQDSGGEPIRLNRTVIEARRIAVIGSVEPHYFAGFTGGRKSIFPGLCDYETTVRNHNRAISFEAMPMKLDGNPIEEHLRTLMRLITGDNIFSIQLVAGDGGKLQAVFCGQLDDSFRKAVQCSIGIFGHKINRKYDLLLAEVAPPLDSNLYQLQKSLENCQPAVTDNGTVIIFSPCREGIGSNDFYRLAEEWAPDKSIMPGDESSFGRHKVYRVYQIGRRINVWLYSELENGVSDVVYFKTIREPQKVIDDLGENNALLRTALVHDAGHTVLVN comes from the coding sequence ATGAGGATTTTTATCAACTATGGCGACCGACGATTGCGTCTTGAAATACCGGATAATGGCAATTTCGATGAATTCCATAATCCGATATCTGATATATCTATTGGGTATGATGAATTCATCGCCGCGGTGGAATCCGGCGAGCGGGACTTATTCTCTGTTTCCGGCGTTGATTTATTTATAATCAACGATGCCTATCGGCCGACACCATCGGCCAAAATACTGAAATGGCTGGATGAAGCAGATCGCTTAAACAGCCACGCCCGGATAATAATTGCCACCGGTTGTCATGGTAAACCAACCGATAAGCAATTAGAAATTACTCTCGGTGCCTTATACGAGCGTTTCAAGGAACGAGTCTTGATCCATGATGCTCATGATATCCAAAACATGGTAACAGTGGGACAGGATTCAGGCGGAGAACCGATCCGGCTCAATCGGACTGTGATTGAAGCCCGGCGCATCGCGGTTATCGGCTCGGTAGAACCACACTACTTCGCCGGTTTTACCGGTGGACGTAAATCAATCTTCCCCGGTCTATGTGACTATGAAACCACCGTACGGAATCACAACCGGGCGATCAGCTTCGAGGCCATGCCGATGAAACTCGATGGTAATCCGATCGAAGAACATTTGCGGACACTCATGAGATTAATAACCGGTGATAATATCTTCAGTATACAGCTGGTAGCCGGTGACGGAGGCAAATTGCAGGCGGTATTCTGCGGCCAATTGGATGATTCCTTCCGAAAGGCCGTGCAGTGTTCGATCGGGATTTTCGGCCATAAAATAAATCGGAAATATGATTTATTGCTGGCTGAAGTGGCTCCGCCACTCGACAGTAATCTATACCAGTTACAGAAATCACTCGAAAATTGCCAGCCGGCTGTTACGGACAATGGCACGGTAATTATCTTCTCGCCATGCCGTGAGGGAATTGGATCGAATGATTTCTACCGTTTGGCCGAGGAGTGGGCGCCCGATAAATCGATCATGCCGGGAGATGAATCATCATTCGGTCGGCATAAAGTTTACCGGGTTTATCAAATCGGGAGACGGATCAATGTCTGGCTATACTCGGAATTGGAAAATGGAGTCTCCGATGTCGTTTACTTTAAAACCATCCGGGAGCCGCAAAAAGTAATCGACGATCTTGGGGAAAATAACGCATTATTGAGAACCGCATTGGTACATGATGCGGGTCATACTGTTCTTGTAAATTAG